The Desulfosporosinus acidiphilus SJ4 genome has a window encoding:
- a CDS encoding BclA C-terminal domain-containing protein: protein MALLTTGVIENTPVAGVRPTVTVTVKVTNDNTAAANVEILGFYVTGSTKSLYVQEVFALAPGEVVTRVYFAQFDEFEFEFVTSSDAVEISVWGKDATGALVAAHRLVPAELNPVGPVGISGTTGATGATGATGDTGATGATGATGDTGATGATGATGVAGATGATGATGATGDTGATGATGATGVAGATGATGVAGATGATGVAGATGATGVAGATGATGATGVAGATGATGVAGATGATGVAGATGATGVAGATGATGVAGATGATGAAGATGAAGATGATGAAGATGATGAAGATGATGAAGATGATGAAGATGATGAAGATGATGTAGATGATGVAGATGATGVAGATGATGVAGATGATGAAGATGATGAAGATGATGAAGATGATGVAGTTGATGVAGATGVAGATGVAGATGATGAGLAAFGYVYTLDTVAQTVAGGAPVVFSSNGPLVNETHAVGTAPVTVTLAGNYQIDYSVSITAGVGSEIAIAVNGTVNASTPITALVATGQVTGQAILTLAAGDVITLVNNSAVPFTLTAAPEVGAQLTIDKLD, encoded by the coding sequence GTGGCTTTATTGACCACTGGAGTCATCGAAAATACGCCGGTTGCCGGTGTAAGACCAACGGTGACGGTTACTGTGAAAGTTACAAACGATAATACGGCTGCTGCAAACGTAGAAATTTTAGGGTTTTACGTGACGGGAAGCACAAAGTCGCTGTATGTTCAGGAAGTGTTTGCTTTGGCACCGGGCGAAGTCGTTACGAGAGTTTACTTTGCGCAATTCGATGAATTTGAATTCGAATTCGTAACCAGTTCCGATGCTGTAGAGATTTCTGTTTGGGGAAAAGATGCAACAGGGGCATTGGTTGCAGCGCACAGACTGGTACCCGCAGAACTTAATCCTGTTGGGCCTGTGGGAATTTCAGGCACGACGGGAGCGACGGGCGCGACGGGAGCAACGGGAGACACTGGGGCGACGGGAGCGACAGGAGCAACGGGAGACACTGGGGCCACAGGAGCTACAGGAGCTACAGGAGTCGCAGGAGCCACAGGAGCTACAGGCGCTACGGGAGCAACGGGAGACACTGGGGCCACAGGAGCTACAGGAGCTACAGGAGTCGCAGGAGCTACAGGAGCCACGGGAGTCGCAGGAGCCACAGGAGCTACAGGAGTCGCAGGAGCGACAGGAGCAACAGGAGTCGCAGGAGCCACAGGAGCTACAGGCGCCACAGGAGTCGCAGGAGCGACAGGAGCAACAGGAGTCGCAGGGGCAACGGGGGCTACAGGAGTCGCAGGAGCGACGGGGGCTACAGGAGTCGCAGGGGCAACGGGAGCAACAGGAGTCGCAGGAGCAACGGGAGCAACGGGAGCCGCAGGAGCAACGGGAGCCGCAGGAGCAACGGGAGCAACGGGAGCCGCAGGAGCAACGGGAGCAACGGGAGCCGCAGGAGCAACGGGAGCAACGGGAGCCGCAGGAGCAACGGGAGCAACGGGAGCCGCAGGAGCAACGGGAGCAACGGGAGCCGCAGGAGCAACGGGAGCAACGGGAACCGCAGGAGCAACAGGAGCTACAGGAGTCGCAGGAGCGACGGGGGCTACAGGAGTCGCAGGAGCAACAGGAGCAACAGGAGTCGCAGGAGCAACGGGAGCAACGGGAGCCGCAGGAGCAACGGGAGCAACGGGAGCCGCAGGAGCAACGGGAGCAACGGGAGCCGCAGGAGCAACAGGAGCTACAGGAGTCGCAGGAACAACGGGGGCTACAGGAGTCGCAGGAGCAACAGGAGTTGCAGGAGCAACAGGAGTTGCAGGAGCGACGGGTGCCACAGGAGCGGGCTTAGCAGCATTCGGTTATGTTTATACACTGGATACAGTCGCACAAACAGTTGCGGGTGGAGCGCCGGTCGTGTTTAGCAGTAATGGTCCACTCGTAAATGAAACTCATGCTGTGGGAACTGCCCCGGTAACCGTAACACTTGCCGGTAATTATCAAATTGATTACAGTGTAAGTATAACTGCTGGGGTCGGCTCGGAAATTGCAATCGCAGTGAATGGCACGGTCAACGCATCTACTCCAATTACTGCGTTGGTGGCTACTGGGCAGGTAACTGGGCAGGCTATTTTAACCCTTGCAGCAGGTGATGTCATTACGCTTGTAAACAATTCCGCTGTTCCGTTTACACTCACAGCAGCACCTGAAGTTGGAGCACAATTAACCATTGACAAATTAGATTAA
- a CDS encoding class I SAM-dependent methyltransferase, giving the protein MTVNVVNHKDFLVSINELLCGSRTVLDIGCGLGTTLKQFCCPIKIGVDAHRPYLEKARFDEPLVTLNFRAERMRELFLPNSIDSVTLIDVIEHFEKEDALDVLQQVEEIAAQRVIIFTPRGFFQQNDVDHYGLGGETYQRHRSGWEVEDFQRLGYNIIIFAKFHDQKNKAFLEVYGEKADPIDALLAWKECSSRKSEPEGGM; this is encoded by the coding sequence GTGACCGTTAATGTCGTAAATCATAAAGATTTCCTCGTATCAATTAATGAACTTCTTTGTGGTTCCCGAACGGTTTTAGATATTGGATGTGGCTTGGGTACGACTCTGAAACAGTTTTGCTGCCCGATAAAAATAGGTGTGGATGCTCATCGACCTTATTTAGAGAAGGCTAGGTTCGATGAGCCCTTGGTTACCTTGAACTTTAGAGCGGAACGCATGAGAGAATTGTTCCTGCCCAATTCTATTGATAGTGTGACTCTCATTGATGTGATTGAGCATTTTGAAAAGGAAGATGCACTTGACGTCCTTCAGCAAGTGGAGGAAATTGCTGCGCAAAGGGTTATAATTTTTACCCCAAGGGGGTTTTTCCAACAAAATGACGTTGATCATTATGGTTTAGGGGGAGAAACTTACCAGCGGCATCGCTCAGGCTGGGAGGTCGAGGACTTTCAAAGGCTTGGCTACAATATAATAATTTTTGCTAAGTTCCACGATCAGAAGAATAAGGCTTTTTTAGAGGTTTACGGCGAAAAGGCTGACCCCATTGACGCTCTCTTGGCTTGGAAGGAATGCAGCTCGAGAAAATCAGAACCGGAAGGCGGAATGTGA
- a CDS encoding glycosyltransferase family 4 protein, with translation MKIVFPVLSLEMGGGARFIYHLANALQDKGHDVEVVMPQKGAQVWPLRTKLRRVNELTPSSIPSADFILPNFYLTVKPAWESQKGRVVRLSLGYEPLWVPDPETAKQTYLIGAPIMSISQWHRQLLLKETGLESTVINAGVDTLTFHPYPKRSTATGRKNIFYIMRDPASGYTWKGGPEFLKAVNALKNQVDFDLTVSIPENAYFAFPVPCQIKTTTSDLEMAQLYAQADLFVYTSYFEAFGLPPLEAMACGTAVVTTDCGGNRDYVINGENCLLVPPSDFEQLSSAIYRLLRSDAERQRIASAGQAFAQSWTWQRTADQVEAFLLSLK, from the coding sequence ATGAAAATTGTGTTTCCGGTTCTTAGTTTAGAAATGGGTGGGGGAGCACGTTTTATTTATCATTTAGCCAATGCCTTGCAGGATAAAGGGCATGATGTGGAAGTTGTTATGCCCCAAAAAGGAGCTCAAGTCTGGCCCCTGCGAACCAAATTAAGACGAGTAAATGAGCTGACTCCTTCCTCCATTCCTTCAGCAGATTTCATTCTGCCCAATTTCTATTTGACAGTTAAGCCTGCTTGGGAATCGCAAAAAGGACGGGTTGTGCGTCTTAGTCTTGGCTACGAGCCGCTCTGGGTACCCGATCCGGAAACAGCCAAGCAAACCTATCTGATCGGCGCTCCGATTATGTCCATATCTCAATGGCACCGTCAACTTCTTCTTAAGGAAACGGGCCTGGAAAGTACCGTCATTAACGCCGGTGTTGACACCTTAACCTTTCATCCTTATCCTAAGCGATCTACGGCAACCGGGCGCAAAAACATTTTTTATATAATGCGGGACCCTGCTTCCGGGTACACCTGGAAAGGAGGTCCGGAATTTCTAAAAGCAGTCAACGCATTAAAAAATCAGGTTGATTTTGACCTTACTGTTTCAATTCCTGAAAATGCCTATTTTGCATTCCCTGTTCCTTGCCAAATTAAAACCACGACCTCTGATCTTGAGATGGCCCAACTTTATGCTCAGGCCGACCTCTTTGTTTACACCTCTTATTTCGAGGCCTTTGGCTTGCCTCCCCTTGAAGCAATGGCCTGCGGAACTGCCGTGGTGACTACAGATTGCGGCGGAAACCGTGATTATGTTATAAATGGTGAAAACTGTTTGCTTGTTCCCCCCAGCGACTTCGAGCAGTTGAGTTCAGCGATTTACCGGCTTTTAAGAAGTGATGCCGAACGTCAAAGAATAGCTTCGGCAGGCCAGGCTTTTGCTCAAAGCTGGACCTGGCAGCGTACGGCAGATCAGGTCGAAGCTTTTTTACTAAGCCTAAAATAG
- a CDS encoding class I SAM-dependent methyltransferase — translation MNLNWHEDFIVHLASVVQPKVYVELGLCRCALFNRIIPYAEQLIGVDINSDAGGYMEASVKARFFNGTTQEYAKELAANPLQINMLFIDADHSKEAVIQDFRDYLPFVAPHGLILLHDTHPGNEYLIQPEWCGTAYQAIEELLKETGPFELMTIPVSPGLTICRKRHAQLSWQEGL, via the coding sequence GTGAACTTAAACTGGCATGAAGATTTTATTGTTCACCTGGCGTCCGTTGTTCAGCCAAAGGTTTATGTGGAACTCGGTCTGTGTAGGTGTGCTCTTTTCAATCGAATTATCCCTTACGCAGAACAGCTGATTGGCGTCGATATCAATTCGGATGCCGGCGGCTATATGGAAGCGTCTGTAAAAGCCCGGTTTTTCAACGGGACTACTCAGGAGTATGCTAAAGAACTTGCCGCAAACCCTTTACAGATAAATATGCTTTTCATTGATGCCGATCATTCTAAAGAAGCAGTAATCCAAGATTTTCGGGACTATCTTCCCTTTGTGGCTCCCCATGGTTTGATCCTGCTTCATGATACCCACCCCGGAAATGAATACTTGATCCAGCCTGAATGGTGTGGTACCGCCTATCAGGCCATTGAAGAGTTATTAAAGGAAACTGGTCCTTTTGAGTTGATGACGATCCCGGTTTCACCTGGTTTGACAATCTGCAGGAAACGCCATGCTCAGTTATCTTGGCAGGAAGGGTTGTAG
- a CDS encoding glycosyltransferase family 2 protein has product MNYEIVIISNRLLLSREAQSCLEGLNSRIFNGTNYPSFSKIVNVSITSSNFETIIICNDKARPTPKAVGKILTMLEDGWGLVALYRFGFFGFKKDLIRKIGFFDERFIGGGYEDVDFARRLKEANIGYYENEEIDYIYLPTSWNYEKSSFARDQYFKKWKEEGYVITRRLAEEKYDYNIGPYQGTIFIEFDKSILMPYQGNIKEIIMKTDLEE; this is encoded by the coding sequence ATGAATTATGAAATAGTCATAATTTCCAACAGACTGCTCTTAAGCAGGGAAGCGCAATCATGCTTGGAAGGACTCAATAGTCGAATATTTAATGGCACTAATTATCCCTCATTTTCGAAAATTGTTAATGTCTCTATAACCTCGAGTAACTTTGAGACAATAATTATATGCAATGATAAAGCTCGGCCAACTCCTAAGGCCGTGGGGAAAATCCTAACAATGCTAGAAGATGGCTGGGGACTAGTTGCCCTTTATCGTTTTGGATTTTTTGGATTTAAAAAGGACTTAATAAGAAAGATCGGCTTTTTTGACGAGCGTTTTATCGGCGGAGGTTATGAGGATGTCGATTTCGCCAGAAGGCTAAAAGAAGCTAATATTGGTTATTATGAAAATGAGGAAATCGACTATATTTACCTGCCAACATCTTGGAACTATGAAAAATCAAGTTTTGCCAGAGATCAATATTTCAAAAAGTGGAAAGAAGAAGGTTATGTCATAACCAGAAGATTAGCCGAAGAAAAATATGACTATAACATTGGTCCCTACCAGGGCACAATATTTATTGAATTTGATAAATCAATTTTAATGCCCTATCAGGGCAATATTAAGGAAATCATAATGAAAACAGATTTAGAAGAATAA
- a CDS encoding glycosyltransferase family 4 protein — MKLVIPVLSLETGGTRYIYQLANELADKGHNVEIVVPENASIAWPLRTHITRVKELTPQAIPPGDFLLPNFYPTVFPAWKSKKGQVVRLSLGYEPMWVPEAEKARESYLIDAPIISLSQWHRQLILQGTGRDSTVIPGGVDTSVFHPCPKKSLSTERLTIAYILRSKEHGYTWKGSEEFWEACRQIKHTVPNFDIRVVATEGANYPAPVPYEIVKAQTDREMALFYGQADIFVSTSYFESFSMPLLEAMACRTAIVTTDNGGNRDYAKNGENCLMVPPSDIGQLTLALLQLLTQKNVRDQLALTGLQFAQPWTWRRSADKLEALLFKLSHP; from the coding sequence ATGAAATTGGTGATTCCAGTTCTGAGTTTAGAAACCGGAGGAACACGCTATATTTATCAATTAGCCAATGAGCTGGCGGATAAAGGACACAATGTGGAAATCGTAGTCCCCGAAAACGCCTCCATTGCCTGGCCTCTGCGCACTCATATTACCCGGGTAAAGGAACTTACTCCGCAAGCCATACCTCCCGGAGATTTCCTGCTCCCTAATTTTTACCCCACCGTCTTTCCGGCTTGGAAATCCAAAAAAGGCCAAGTCGTTCGACTTAGCCTTGGTTATGAACCTATGTGGGTTCCGGAAGCAGAAAAAGCCCGAGAGTCCTACCTAATAGATGCTCCCATCATTTCTCTGTCTCAATGGCATCGGCAATTAATTCTCCAGGGGACCGGGCGAGACAGCACTGTTATACCCGGAGGAGTTGATACATCGGTTTTTCATCCTTGCCCCAAAAAATCCCTCTCCACAGAGCGCTTGACCATTGCCTATATCCTTCGTTCCAAGGAACATGGCTATACTTGGAAAGGCAGCGAAGAGTTTTGGGAAGCTTGCCGGCAAATAAAACACACTGTTCCTAACTTTGACATCCGGGTTGTCGCGACCGAAGGCGCAAATTACCCGGCGCCTGTTCCTTATGAAATCGTAAAAGCCCAAACGGACCGGGAAATGGCCCTTTTCTATGGTCAGGCGGACATTTTTGTTTCCACCTCCTATTTTGAATCCTTCTCCATGCCGCTGCTGGAAGCCATGGCCTGCCGAACTGCCATCGTTACTACAGATAACGGAGGTAACCGCGATTACGCAAAAAACGGGGAGAACTGTTTAATGGTTCCCCCCAGCGATATTGGCCAATTAACTCTTGCGTTATTACAGTTGCTGACACAGAAAAATGTACGGGATCAGCTTGCTCTAACCGGCCTGCAATTCGCCCAGCCCTGGACCTGGCGCCGCTCGGCAGATAAATTAGAGGCCTTACTGTTTAAGCTCAGCCATCCCTAG
- a CDS encoding UDP-N-acetyl-D-mannosaminuronate dehydrogenase has protein sequence MKICVVGLGNIGFNLFTFLCEKFPGEVSGVDVNRKRVQELRRQGYEVTDNYGDLVGIDVWLMAPSTGSQAENLFAALEEMIIHPGCLISVESTLPPGTMSRVRDFLEKKGFQLGTDIFLIHVPHRVMFGVDKTVCDSPRVMGAFTGLCLEKGREFYSPLVPELMEVADIRVAELSKVIENVKRYVDIAFAEEIYSYCVDQALDFEDLRRAVNSKSNVELLGTDWGIGGECLPKDLGFLQSVCASPLLEGAEKADQNYRDKIVRQVGSGKEVLVKGVSYKAGVKDLKYSRASDLIKALEAAGNTVWVEDPLFSSNELHDAGFNTCQTEPNNKNRQLTPNRIILERQKALNLSKTTNTQLDPNEKTFSRRLKKTNFQDKVIDLIQKNLIGTRISGKRSK, from the coding sequence ATGAAAATATGTGTCGTTGGTTTAGGCAATATCGGCTTTAATCTCTTCACATTTCTCTGTGAGAAATTCCCGGGAGAGGTCAGCGGAGTTGATGTGAACAGGAAAAGGGTCCAGGAGTTAAGGCGCCAAGGCTATGAAGTTACTGACAATTATGGGGATTTGGTTGGCATAGATGTCTGGTTAATGGCTCCATCAACCGGCAGCCAGGCAGAAAACCTGTTTGCGGCCCTGGAAGAAATGATTATTCATCCAGGCTGTCTGATTTCCGTTGAGTCGACCTTACCGCCGGGCACTATGAGCCGTGTGCGTGATTTTCTGGAGAAAAAAGGATTCCAACTGGGAACCGATATTTTTTTGATTCATGTGCCTCACAGGGTCATGTTTGGAGTTGATAAAACGGTCTGTGATAGCCCTAGAGTCATGGGAGCTTTTACCGGCCTCTGCCTGGAGAAGGGGCGCGAATTTTATTCACCTTTAGTGCCTGAACTGATGGAAGTGGCAGATATACGAGTTGCTGAGTTGTCTAAGGTTATAGAAAATGTTAAACGCTATGTCGATATAGCCTTTGCCGAAGAAATTTATAGTTATTGTGTTGATCAAGCGCTGGATTTTGAAGATTTAAGAAGAGCGGTGAACAGTAAAAGCAACGTCGAACTTTTAGGGACAGATTGGGGGATTGGCGGGGAATGTTTGCCTAAAGACTTAGGTTTCCTGCAAAGTGTATGTGCGTCCCCCTTATTGGAAGGCGCCGAAAAGGCGGATCAGAACTATCGGGATAAGATTGTCCGGCAAGTGGGCTCCGGAAAGGAAGTCTTAGTTAAGGGGGTAAGTTACAAAGCAGGGGTGAAAGACCTAAAGTACAGCAGAGCCAGTGATTTGATCAAGGCTCTGGAAGCTGCCGGAAATACAGTTTGGGTGGAGGATCCCTTATTTTCCTCGAATGAACTTCATGATGCCGGTTTTAACACTTGTCAGACTGAACCGAACAATAAAAACAGGCAATTAACTCCCAATCGGATTATCCTTGAACGACAGAAAGCCTTAAATCTAAGCAAAACAACAAATACCCAATTAGATCCTAATGAAAAAACATTTTCCCGAAGATTAAAAAAGACAAATTTTCAGGATAAGGTTATCGATCTTATTCAAAAGAACTTAATCGGTACAAGAATTAGTGGAAAAAGGAGCAAATAA
- a CDS encoding glycosyltransferase family 2 protein, which produces MKNYSIVCICQIYNELCKDNLERFVNYVLPLVSHLVVYDDGSTDGSYEYLLQRTPYVIRGTKNDFVNERSHKQLLLEEALKLDPDFILWLDADEVLTANAAEKLQELCRECDENQFDAVNMHEINLWRSNSWQRMDSLYDQGWFCRLWRVVPGIRFYDTKPGLHQPLFPSTIRSVKWTLDVQVLHYGFSSKQRLAYKYLIYKSHGQRGYDMLDRLISEEKLVTARVPQELFPEGLWVDDAEPQPLTFEESLAYVESYREEVFRPRFSIVCLVYKSVEWLKFVYEQVFKYNDMSDKEFYFVANDANASVLNYLADHYIPHYVFTNTPEQQKEWYVNNVYRAYNFAAAKAQGDFIIFINTDMAFSAGWFDHLWRAYDGKNCVASRLVESGKLPSGQYGVERDCGRDYSTYREDEFLEFARGLSESKLMDGGLFMPLLIRKEHFLSVGGYPEGQVVLGSDLNQPVIARRGEACLSGDTALMLKLQALGIKHQTAFDSIAYHFQWGELDSLATTQAVSKEIKIAVCNDLSLGSMEEKVFWTTLQESLPASVNVHQQIAGIKGNYTDKARNYIYRHHPEVEVILQNAAFINTIDETRYTIAFLQDNVRSLDIDNEQQEENLRRADKLVTNSIQTALAYPEYDFEIIPCDTDARQKWQQLLQAIFKELMIKKVTSQRKAPKHKVSIIITTFQRTHLLRWGLYSLSLQTIPYEFETIVVNDGIEDETEEICNEFKEKLNLNYIFTGQRNVGSAPVWRVPGFAINIGVKQASGDILVMCCAEMFHVNETIAKLIKPILDKPKLLAIPVGKDDRTGALLASVDRNNGTFEPEIFDGCIGLDTRMPFLMALHRSQFTEIGGYDEDFIGIAYDDRDLIDRLLQNGCKYCPTDAVTVHLYHPRAEGYYEGGGPPEWDYNKNLYFSRVGKIIRNEGREWGKL; this is translated from the coding sequence TTGAAGAACTACAGCATCGTTTGTATATGCCAAATCTATAATGAACTCTGTAAGGACAACCTGGAACGGTTTGTGAATTATGTCCTGCCTTTAGTGAGTCATTTGGTGGTTTATGATGACGGCAGTACAGATGGCAGTTACGAATATTTGCTTCAACGAACTCCCTATGTAATCAGAGGCACGAAGAATGACTTTGTGAACGAGCGAAGCCACAAGCAGCTTCTTTTGGAGGAGGCTCTAAAGCTTGACCCGGATTTTATCTTGTGGCTGGATGCGGATGAAGTGCTGACGGCCAATGCCGCGGAGAAACTTCAAGAGTTATGCAGAGAGTGTGATGAAAATCAGTTCGACGCTGTCAATATGCATGAGATAAATCTCTGGCGCAGTAATTCATGGCAAAGGATGGACAGCTTGTATGATCAAGGCTGGTTTTGCCGCCTCTGGCGGGTTGTCCCCGGAATTCGTTTTTACGACACTAAACCCGGACTTCATCAACCGTTATTTCCTTCAACGATCCGGAGCGTAAAATGGACTCTTGACGTCCAGGTTTTGCATTACGGTTTTTCCTCTAAGCAGCGGCTGGCTTATAAGTATCTTATTTATAAGTCCCACGGACAACGGGGCTATGATATGCTGGATCGCTTAATCAGCGAGGAGAAACTTGTAACCGCAAGGGTTCCTCAGGAACTCTTTCCGGAAGGTTTGTGGGTCGATGACGCAGAGCCCCAGCCTTTGACCTTTGAGGAATCTCTTGCCTATGTGGAAAGCTATCGGGAAGAAGTGTTCCGACCGAGATTTTCTATTGTCTGTTTGGTTTATAAGAGCGTGGAATGGTTGAAATTTGTTTATGAACAGGTCTTTAAGTATAACGATATGAGTGATAAAGAATTTTACTTTGTGGCTAATGATGCCAACGCGTCCGTGCTGAATTATTTAGCCGATCATTACATTCCTCATTATGTTTTTACCAATACTCCCGAGCAGCAAAAGGAATGGTATGTCAATAATGTATATCGTGCCTACAATTTTGCTGCGGCCAAAGCCCAGGGAGATTTTATTATTTTTATCAATACGGATATGGCTTTTTCAGCGGGTTGGTTTGATCATCTGTGGCGTGCTTATGACGGAAAGAATTGTGTTGCTTCGCGCTTAGTGGAGTCCGGGAAGCTGCCCAGCGGTCAGTACGGAGTGGAAAGAGACTGCGGCAGGGATTATTCCACGTATCGAGAGGACGAGTTTTTGGAATTTGCCCGAGGGCTTTCAGAATCCAAATTAATGGACGGCGGGCTGTTTATGCCCCTTTTAATCCGTAAAGAACATTTCCTAAGTGTCGGGGGCTATCCGGAAGGACAGGTTGTTTTGGGCAGTGATTTAAATCAGCCGGTGATTGCTCGAAGGGGAGAAGCTTGCCTATCCGGGGATACCGCTTTAATGTTAAAACTTCAGGCCTTGGGGATAAAGCATCAAACAGCCTTTGACAGCATCGCCTATCATTTTCAGTGGGGAGAACTTGATAGTTTAGCAACAACGCAGGCAGTTTCTAAGGAAATTAAAATTGCCGTCTGCAATGATTTATCTTTAGGATCGATGGAGGAAAAAGTTTTTTGGACAACTTTGCAAGAATCCTTGCCTGCTTCAGTTAATGTCCATCAGCAAATTGCCGGGATAAAGGGCAATTACACGGATAAGGCCCGAAACTATATTTATCGACATCATCCGGAAGTCGAAGTGATACTGCAAAATGCGGCATTTATTAATACCATTGATGAAACACGTTATACAATAGCCTTTCTGCAAGATAATGTTAGATCCTTAGATATAGACAATGAGCAGCAAGAGGAAAACCTCCGGCGAGCCGACAAACTCGTCACGAATTCTATTCAAACCGCCTTAGCCTATCCGGAATATGACTTTGAAATCATTCCTTGTGATACTGATGCAAGACAAAAGTGGCAGCAGTTACTACAGGCCATTTTTAAAGAACTTATGATAAAGAAAGTTACCTCTCAAAGGAAAGCCCCGAAGCATAAGGTATCCATCATAATTACCACCTTCCAGAGAACTCATTTGTTAAGGTGGGGCCTTTATTCCTTATCCCTCCAGACGATCCCTTATGAGTTTGAAACCATTGTGGTCAATGACGGTATAGAGGATGAAACAGAAGAGATCTGCAACGAGTTCAAGGAAAAGCTTAATTTGAACTATATTTTTACCGGGCAAAGAAATGTAGGTAGTGCTCCAGTTTGGCGAGTGCCCGGATTCGCGATAAATATTGGGGTAAAGCAGGCTTCCGGGGACATTTTGGTTATGTGCTGTGCGGAAATGTTTCATGTCAATGAAACCATAGCTAAGCTTATCAAGCCGATCTTAGATAAGCCGAAACTATTAGCTATTCCTGTGGGAAAAGATGACCGTACGGGTGCTTTGTTGGCAAGTGTCGACAGAAATAACGGAACCTTTGAACCGGAAATTTTCGACGGCTGTATCGGGTTAGATACAAGGATGCCATTTTTGATGGCTTTGCACCGCAGTCAATTTACCGAGATAGGAGGCTACGATGAAGATTTTATCGGGATTGCCTATGATGATCGGGATTTGATCGATCGTTTATTGCAGAATGGCTGTAAATATTGTCCGACAGATGCGGTAACGGTGCATTTGTATCATCCGCGAGCAGAGGGTTATTATGAAGGCGGAGGTCCTCCGGAATGGGATTATAACAAGAATCTCTACTTTTCCAGGGTAGGTAAAATTATCAGGAACGAGGGCAGAGAGTGGGGGAAATTATAG
- a CDS encoding tetratricopeptide repeat-containing glycosyltransferase family 2 protein — MGDKTITISLCMIVRNEEQTIARCLDSVKGIPDEIIIVDTGSTDQTKEIVRRYTDEVADFTWIDNFAAARNFAFSQATKDYILWLDADDILADTDREKFLKLKKEFDTSIDIVNMPYLLAFDQSGAVTFSLRRNRLVRRSKNFRWIGAVHEYLEVYGSILNSDICITHKGIERNDSDRNLKIYEKRKAEGESFSPRDLYYYGNELFDHKFYKRAIKVYQDFLETGQGWLEDNLSACGKLAECFEKLGQKDKELEYLMKSFEYAIPRAEFCCRLGFYFLEAKKYEQGAFWYNLATQLEKPVDSWGPRIEACWTWLPHLQLCVCYDRLGNQELAYKHNEIARKFRPDNPQVLFNKKYLEGVLGMSKGVES, encoded by the coding sequence ATGGGGGATAAAACCATTACCATTAGTTTATGCATGATCGTCCGAAACGAAGAGCAGACTATTGCTCGGTGCCTTGATTCCGTAAAGGGAATTCCGGATGAAATTATAATTGTAGATACAGGTTCTACTGACCAAACGAAGGAAATTGTACGTCGATATACGGATGAGGTAGCCGATTTTACCTGGATTGATAATTTCGCGGCTGCGCGTAATTTTGCATTTAGCCAAGCAACTAAAGATTATATCCTTTGGTTGGATGCCGATGATATTTTGGCTGATACTGATCGTGAAAAATTTCTAAAGCTGAAAAAGGAATTTGATACATCTATAGATATCGTTAATATGCCCTACCTCTTGGCATTCGATCAATCCGGCGCAGTTACGTTCAGTTTAAGACGAAACAGGCTAGTCAGAAGAAGTAAGAATTTTCGCTGGATCGGTGCTGTGCACGAGTATCTGGAAGTTTACGGATCAATTTTGAACTCTGATATTTGTATAACCCATAAAGGAATAGAACGAAATGATTCCGATCGTAATTTAAAAATCTACGAGAAACGTAAGGCTGAAGGAGAGTCGTTTTCTCCCCGAGATTTATATTACTATGGCAATGAGCTTTTTGATCATAAGTTTTATAAACGGGCCATTAAAGTGTATCAGGACTTTTTGGAAACAGGACAAGGTTGGCTTGAAGATAACCTTTCTGCTTGTGGGAAGCTCGCGGAATGTTTTGAGAAGTTAGGGCAGAAAGATAAAGAGTTGGAGTACCTCATGAAATCCTTTGAATATGCGATTCCAAGAGCTGAGTTTTGCTGTCGTTTAGGATTTTATTTTCTAGAGGCTAAGAAATATGAACAAGGAGCTTTCTGGTATAATCTGGCGACTCAATTGGAAAAACCCGTTGACAGCTGGGGTCCCCGGATAGAAGCCTGCTGGACATGGCTGCCGCATTTACAGTTGTGCGTTTGCTATGACCGCTTGGGTAACCAGGAATTAGCCTACAAGCATAATGAGATCGCAAGGAAATTTCGTCCGGATAATCCTCAGGTGCTTTTTAATAAAAAGTATTTGGAAGGTGTCCTGGGAATGAGCAAAGGAGTTGAATCTTAG